Proteins from a genomic interval of Stenotrophomonas maltophilia R551-3:
- a CDS encoding PilZ domain-containing protein, with amino-acid sequence MKPVPPQDTRRAPRRQVSDLVPVTDQMRECVVGRLGNVSETGMLMLASAPLREDALYQLRFPLPMGDGRQEAIDVGVHLLWSEPAHVPGQSWTGFRFLTLSREHRQLLRQWVGEDSDEGPLSTA; translated from the coding sequence ATGAAACCCGTCCCGCCGCAGGACACGCGCCGCGCACCGCGCCGCCAGGTCTCGGACCTGGTGCCGGTCACCGACCAGATGCGCGAATGCGTGGTCGGCCGCCTCGGCAATGTCTCCGAGACCGGCATGCTGATGCTGGCCAGCGCCCCGCTGCGCGAAGATGCGCTGTACCAGCTGCGCTTCCCGCTGCCGATGGGTGATGGCCGCCAGGAAGCGATCGATGTCGGCGTGCATCTGCTGTGGAGCGAGCCGGCGCACGTACCTGGACAGAGCTGGACCGGCTTCCGCTTCCTGACCCTGTCACGTGAACATCGGCAGCTGCTGCGCCAGTGGGTGGGCGAGGACAGCGACGAGGGACCGCTTTCGACGGCCTGA
- the hemW gene encoding radical SAM family heme chaperone HemW has product MPHAHDHCNHLPGEACSADHDSPPRLVPPPLSLYVHLPWCVRKCPYCDFNSHQAKGELPFDAYIDALLRDLDQDLPLVWGRVVHSVFFGGGTPSLFPPEAIDRFLQQASARLRFAPNAEITLETNPGTAEHGRFDRYRAAGVNRLSFGIQSFDDAMLKRLGRIHDSGEAERAVKMAQDAGYDNFNIDLMYALPEQTLAGAEADLERAFALQPAHISHYQLTLEPNTVFFARPPQGIPDEDNAWDMQEHCQALLAQAGFGQYEVSAYARPGRQSAHNLNYWRFGDYLGIGAGAHGKISSGAEEHVLRRWKLKHPQAYLDSAGTPASFGGDEVIAPERLPFEYMLNLLRLHEGFGLRDFESRTGLPRSVLDAPLAEAVQRGWLDVTDGHVQPTELGRRFTNDVVSLFLEE; this is encoded by the coding sequence ATGCCGCACGCCCACGACCACTGCAACCACCTGCCCGGCGAAGCCTGCTCCGCTGACCACGACAGCCCGCCGCGACTGGTGCCACCGCCGCTGTCGCTGTACGTGCACCTGCCGTGGTGCGTGCGCAAATGCCCGTACTGCGATTTCAATTCGCACCAGGCCAAGGGCGAGCTGCCGTTCGATGCCTACATCGATGCGCTGCTGCGCGACCTCGACCAGGACCTGCCGCTGGTCTGGGGCCGGGTGGTGCACAGCGTGTTCTTCGGTGGTGGTACGCCCAGCCTGTTCCCGCCGGAAGCGATCGACCGCTTCCTGCAGCAGGCCAGCGCACGCCTGCGCTTCGCGCCCAATGCCGAAATCACCCTGGAAACCAACCCGGGCACCGCCGAACACGGCCGCTTCGACCGCTATCGCGCAGCCGGCGTGAACCGCCTCAGCTTCGGCATCCAGAGTTTCGACGATGCGATGCTCAAGCGCCTGGGCCGCATCCACGACAGTGGCGAGGCCGAGCGCGCGGTGAAAATGGCGCAGGACGCGGGCTATGACAACTTCAACATCGACCTGATGTACGCACTGCCGGAACAGACCCTGGCCGGTGCCGAGGCTGATCTGGAACGCGCGTTCGCGCTGCAGCCGGCGCACATCTCGCACTACCAGCTGACCCTGGAACCGAACACGGTGTTCTTCGCGCGGCCGCCGCAGGGCATTCCCGATGAAGACAACGCCTGGGACATGCAGGAGCACTGCCAGGCGCTGCTGGCGCAGGCCGGTTTCGGCCAGTACGAAGTCAGTGCCTACGCCCGCCCCGGCCGGCAGAGCGCGCACAACCTGAACTACTGGCGCTTTGGCGACTATCTCGGCATCGGTGCCGGCGCGCACGGCAAGATCAGCTCCGGTGCCGAGGAACACGTGCTGCGGCGTTGGAAACTGAAGCATCCGCAGGCCTACCTGGACAGCGCTGGCACGCCAGCCTCGTTCGGCGGTGACGAGGTGATCGCGCCCGAGCGCCTGCCGTTCGAGTACATGCTGAATCTGCTGCGCCTGCATGAAGGCTTTGGCCTGCGCGATTTCGAGTCGCGCACCGGGCTGCCGCGCAGCGTGCTCGATGCGCCGCTGGCCGAGGCCGTGCAGCGCGGTTGGCTGGACGTGACGGATGGCCATGTGCAGCCGACCGAGCTGGGCCGGCGTTTCACCAACGATGTGGTGAGCCTGTTCCTGGAGGAATGA
- a CDS encoding DUF1631 family protein, protein MSAVFSITPADKNRLAASDLPPRVRELLGALIGLCRQTLAAPLILTVEALEQTLLHDADRARNPQQQSELMAQRGQLHTFSGHFADRMLDAVAEALARLREPAAAATSSAAPPPLPGMLGLSLVAEHDVDRDLLLTEMVRRETLRSTNTLNLLGQRLGVLAAAPAFEADTLPLAPQALCVMVRRLAEQDALGAEVQLALYRSFERQVLERLGDVLDRANALLAQHGVLPGLVYTPYLARSSSTRRIITQSVGGGRTTQPAKRAAAPLTGWNGSAPSGSWSSLVQDAFNEGGAAGPATTPGLTTSTGSALHELLQQARHASAAPADSGAVPSAAVDAILARLQAQSSAATGVADLQAAVVAQLRSEHGAQAQLGSHDRDNLDLLRLLMQQVQQQQRPDPVPAALLARLQVPLARAAMADPGFFVRDEHPARELLNQIAEVGANWLGDDDVDPQLLQRMAQSVQGLLGQDARAPEAFAAANEDVQQHQRAAAHRAELAERRHVEAARGKERLELARRQASARIDQCCDAQEPPRFVQTLLRQAWADALTLTRLRHGDDSPQWQERLQQTERIAAVTAQPVDTAVGTDTVLAAEVEAALLQVGYHAEEAAAVARRLATPGGEDDSTSRTELSARLKARARLGEHAGTTAGTAADAPRSDSEEAAYQQLSTLPFGSWFDIDNDDGTLRRQRLSWYSLLTGHALLVNARGQKIADTDLDTLARQISAGHAQLVTEDKGRLVDRAWQASLGALRTLAGDRTQETHA, encoded by the coding sequence ATGTCAGCTGTCTTTTCCATCACTCCTGCCGACAAGAACCGCCTGGCCGCCAGCGACCTGCCACCGCGGGTGCGCGAACTGCTGGGCGCGTTGATCGGCCTGTGCCGGCAAACGCTGGCCGCGCCGCTGATCCTGACCGTCGAAGCGCTGGAGCAGACCCTGCTGCACGACGCCGACCGCGCGCGCAATCCGCAGCAGCAGTCCGAACTGATGGCCCAGCGCGGCCAGCTGCACACCTTCTCCGGTCACTTCGCCGACCGCATGCTTGATGCCGTTGCCGAAGCACTGGCACGCCTGCGCGAGCCGGCTGCCGCCGCCACGAGCAGCGCGGCTCCGCCACCGCTGCCCGGCATGCTGGGGCTGTCGCTGGTGGCCGAGCATGACGTCGACCGCGACCTGCTGCTGACCGAGATGGTGCGGCGGGAAACCCTGCGCTCGACCAACACGCTGAACCTGCTGGGCCAACGCCTGGGCGTGCTGGCGGCAGCGCCGGCTTTCGAAGCCGACACCCTGCCACTGGCGCCGCAGGCGCTGTGCGTGATGGTGCGCAGACTGGCCGAACAGGATGCGCTTGGCGCCGAGGTGCAGCTGGCGCTGTACCGCAGCTTCGAACGGCAGGTGCTGGAGCGGCTGGGTGATGTACTCGACCGCGCCAATGCACTGCTGGCCCAGCACGGCGTGCTGCCGGGGCTGGTCTACACCCCCTATCTGGCGCGTTCCTCGAGCACGCGGCGGATCATCACCCAGTCGGTGGGTGGCGGCCGCACCACGCAGCCCGCAAAACGCGCCGCTGCGCCACTGACCGGCTGGAACGGTTCGGCCCCCTCGGGCTCCTGGTCGAGCCTGGTGCAGGACGCCTTCAACGAGGGCGGCGCTGCCGGCCCCGCCACCACGCCTGGATTGACCACGTCCACCGGCAGCGCACTGCATGAGCTGTTGCAGCAGGCACGCCATGCCAGCGCCGCACCCGCGGACAGCGGCGCCGTACCCAGCGCTGCGGTGGACGCCATACTCGCGCGCCTGCAGGCCCAGTCCAGTGCCGCCACCGGCGTGGCCGACCTGCAGGCCGCCGTCGTCGCCCAGCTGCGCAGCGAGCACGGCGCGCAGGCCCAGCTCGGCAGCCACGACCGCGACAACCTCGACCTGCTGCGCCTGTTGATGCAGCAGGTGCAACAGCAACAGCGCCCCGACCCGGTGCCCGCCGCATTGCTGGCGCGCCTGCAGGTACCGCTGGCGCGTGCTGCGATGGCCGACCCGGGCTTCTTCGTACGCGACGAACATCCCGCGCGCGAGCTGCTCAACCAGATCGCCGAGGTCGGCGCCAACTGGCTGGGCGACGATGATGTCGACCCGCAGCTGCTGCAGCGCATGGCGCAGAGCGTGCAGGGCCTGCTCGGCCAGGATGCACGCGCGCCGGAAGCCTTCGCCGCTGCCAATGAAGATGTGCAGCAGCACCAGCGTGCCGCCGCGCATCGTGCCGAACTGGCCGAACGCCGTCACGTGGAAGCTGCACGCGGCAAGGAACGGCTGGAACTGGCCCGGCGCCAGGCCAGCGCCCGCATCGATCAGTGCTGCGATGCGCAGGAGCCACCGCGCTTCGTGCAGACCCTGTTGCGCCAGGCCTGGGCCGATGCCCTGACCCTGACCCGGCTGCGCCATGGCGACGACTCACCACAGTGGCAGGAGCGCCTGCAGCAGACCGAGCGCATCGCAGCGGTGACCGCACAGCCGGTAGATACCGCTGTCGGCACCGATACGGTGCTGGCCGCCGAGGTCGAAGCAGCCTTGCTGCAGGTTGGCTACCACGCCGAGGAAGCCGCTGCCGTCGCCCGCCGCCTGGCCACGCCCGGTGGCGAGGATGACAGCACCTCGCGTACCGAACTCAGCGCCCGCCTGAAGGCACGCGCGCGCCTGGGTGAACATGCCGGCACGACCGCCGGTACCGCTGCCGACGCACCGCGCAGCGATTCCGAAGAAGCGGCGTACCAGCAACTGTCGACGCTGCCGTTCGGCAGCTGGTTCGATATCGACAACGACGACGGCACCCTTCGCCGCCAGCGACTGTCCTGGTACAGCCTGCTGACTGGCCACGCGTTGCTGGTCAACGCACGCGGGCAGAAGATCGCCGATACCGACCTGGATACGTTGGCCCGGCAGATCAGCGCTGGCCATGCGCAACTGGTCACCGAGGACAAGGGCCGGCTGGTCGACCGCGCCTGGCAGGCCAGCCTTGGCGCATTGCGCACATTGGCCGGTGATCGCACGCAGGAGACCCACGCATGA